Part of the Citrus sinensis cultivar Valencia sweet orange chromosome 2, DVS_A1.0, whole genome shotgun sequence genome, CCATTCCTATTAAGAACTAAGAAGCCTCTTGGTTAGGAACTACGGAAGAGCTGGCCCAGCCCTGGCCTGCGGTGATCTCTGCAGCATTCTATTTTTTTGcactaaaaattagaaatttatacTTTGGCCCTTCCAAGAttggatttttatcttttcgcCCTCCCGATGTAGAAGAAAATCGCTCTACTCACAACACGTGTAATGTGTTCAGTCTGCACTCGGCATCTTCCTTAAGCGGTCGCCCTTCGTTCTTTCGATCATATAAATCTGTTTCCAGCCATTTTAGTTCACAGGGAAAGCCgctgttaattatttttccattttatttgGGAAGAGTACAggtttattgattttttttcttgtttttttttggttttatttaaCTCAAGAGctctcttttaattcaaagcatttttttttttttggtttaaaaaatgaacattctatattttttacgatttttttgttgttggaaATATTACATCTCAACCtattgatttaaaataagaaaattgtgtTACATTCTCTCAGTCTACAGCATGGTGAATTGGTGATATTAGAATAAGTAGGAGCACAAGGTTGACTTGTCATAATCGTCCACAATTATTccgtattattttttatgttcaaCACTTTACAGATATTAATTGTGGCTCATTAATTTCACATTTTGCTGTTCTCATTTTCATATATGATTGGAGGATTTTTCCTCCTCAACTGTTTTGTCCTCAATTGTTTTGCCATCTTTGAGATTTTCtatccaaaataaattaagattttattaaatttttttaaaacttagtTTAATGGCCGCTTAATCTCCTCCTTTGTGGTGAAAAGTGAAAACCACCcaattaagttgtttttattttatttggctGATTTcctttggtttttattttctttcattttcagtcttctgcttattttatttttatgtttaaaattttcctatttttttctgcttttctatttctctttatttatggtagttgtttttaaattttcccAACCCAACAACTCATTGCCGCCAACAAAAAGGACGTTTCTCTGGCCGGAGAGGCCAATGTCTTTTATTTGGCCGAgttccttttgtttttattttatttcatttccaGTCGTctgttcattttatttttatgttttaaattttcctaacttttatgtttttctatttcttttactttacggtagttgtttttcttattgattgTTGCATGTTATTTATCCGCTTCTCTTGAGATCTTGTATGGCCGTAGATGACGTCAACTCAACATCAACTTCGAGTTCAGATCAAAATCGTGTCAATGTTCAAATTGGAAGGATATGAGCTGTCTTGGAGTTGATGAAGGGCTCTAATAGCAGTGCATCTatatagggatggcaaaatccgggtGCGGGTCCGGGTTTAGCCTTTCCGGATCCGGACCCGgataccattttctttttccggACCCAGATTTTAATCCGAATTTTTTCacccgggtccgggtccgggttcaacccggaaAAATCCGGGTTTCTAGATTCCGGGTTTTGAACCTGGATCAATGaatcaatattaatttctaaaattataaaaataaaaaattaatacatttctAAACAATAACAtatttagattaattaattaaaaaataatataaaaattaaatatccgggtccgggttaacctaaacccggacccggacccggatatatccgggttattaaaatttattccggacccgaatttttttatattccgGTGCGGGTTCAACCCGGCCCAGATTATCCGGGTTCGTCCGGGTCCGGGCTATTTTGCCATCCCTTCTATATTATGATGACTTGGTGCGAATTGCCGATAGCATGGGTTGAGAGCTCGTTAAAAGGCTCGTTGGGAATACTCTCGATGTGGTGGTTATGTTGTGGCTTTTTGTTGTGTTTGTAGTCAGTATTGTGTTATggtgtattttattttgtattattatttttcttctccgATTAGAAAAATGAGTTTCATTTGCATTAGTTGAAGTTGGCAGTAGTCCCTAAAATTTCTTCAGATTTTAGGTAGTTCTAATAGGTgaaattctctttttctttttggtttttaattgTTAGGAGTTGTCTTAACTCAGAATTAAGTTATAGGTCTTATCCTATATTGCATTTCTGCTTAATGTGATCATGTATTATCTAATATCTATACCCATGTGGCATTATATCGTTAGCCATTATTGGTCATTAACGAAAGGCATGCtttcttgttaaaaaaaaaaaaaaacttgttaagaaaaattaaaaaagagagtgagagagatgGTTCTTTGCTGGATAACGTTTAGCTTAAAGAATCCTTACTGTTAAGAATTCTTACAAGATATGATCACTATCGTATCATCAACTATGTGCATAtgtacacatatatataagttgtgaataattcatatatatatatatatatatatgaattatttaaCGCAACATTTTTGCTAGGAAAATGTTATGGGAGGTGCCATCACCACCACGCACGTTCACTTCACCGCCCAATAATATTTCGCCAAGTATACACCAAGAATTACACGGTATCCGTTTGTTAATTTCTACATCATCCCATATCAAATCTAACAAGATTTGCTTCTTCCgccaatttttatataaagaaaatggaaaaccTAGATTCTTTTCCATTAAGACTAGATTTCTTTCTTTAGTTAACACATATTTAATTCTCCTAACAATTATATTATCATCTCCTTCCGCGGCTCTTATTATTTCTATGATCTACCTAAACCCTAATCAACTCTTCCCCAAAAAGCCTTGAATCTCACAGTGACAATCTTTTCGTGCGCTATATACTCACacttaatttcttctttcatcttcttgttcccccattttatttatactaatgTTCTCTTTTCACTCCCACCCATTAATCTTCGTATAATAAGGTTAGTGCGTTAACTTGTTTTCTTCCCTTTTAATTATTCtattgtatatattttgtcaaagtggtttcttcaaatttcttcGTTTTCTCAATTTCCTTCCTCTATGAtgatcttatatatataaactgtATGTATAATgcaaatttcttattttgctataatattttgttaacaaATTGTGTTGTTATTGTGTTTGTTTGTACATATAATTTGTAGGATGATGCAAAGGAATAACAATAACTCGTCAACAACATCAAGCGTGCAATCAGCATGTGCTGCATGCAAGCACCAAAGGAAAAAATGCAGTGAGGATTGCAAATTGGCACGCTATTTTCCTGCTAACAGGAGCAAAGAATTTCAAGCTGTGCATAAAGTTTTTGGCGTCAGTAACGTCACAAAGATAGTCCAAAACGCCAATGACGAAGAAAGTAGACAAAAAGTCGTTGATTCGTTGATTTGGGAAGCTTTTTGGAGACAGAAGGATCCGGTTTCAGGACCCTACGGCGAGTATCAGAGGATTTGCGAGGAACTTAAGTTGTATAGAAGTCAAACCCTAATGCAAAACCACAACCACCGGAATCAGAATCATCAATTGGTGCAGTTACCAGGACAAGGGGGGATGATTTACAGGTCTTCTTCGCAGCCACTAATGGGATGGAATAATGGGATGAATACTAACAATGGCATTAGTGTCAGTGGTAACGAGCAGttgaattataataatcatGATAATGGGAATAATTCGATCGTTGATTTGGATACTTATAGTTTTGCTTCACATTTTGTGCAAAGTCCAAAGAATTTGAAGCAAGAAAGAGAGGTTGGTACCGTTGTTATTCCactgcagcagcagcagcagcaacggCAACAACCCTCCATCAATAGTGGGTTTAGCCAGCAGTACTACATTCCaggtaaattttaataacccATTAACATAAAGCACATTACATGAATCAATTACCaagcaaagagaaaaaaaaaggtcaataaaaattgtaattgaTTTATCAACCACAAAGTAATTAAATGTCTTGTGTTTAATTGGTTTATTGTTTAGGTCAATTTAGTTGAACAAGTGGCAAGGTGAAGGGGAAGCAGAGAAAGGGCTGGAATCTTTTTCGACTAATTTTGCAATGAAGGCTGATTATTTCACTTCTTGTTTGTCTTGGATGGAAATTGCAAGCCATACATGATTATAGAAATTCTTTGTATTGAACTGAAGGAGGGTTATAtacaattgattattattcaatctcccacttgaattaaattaatatatgtcgttaattaaatattatgaatGAACAGGGAGCTTAAATTTAAAGTGAATTACCCTCAATTACTCTATATGTTAAGAAACTTGAAATTGTTTAATATACTACATACTGTTCATTTACCACAACTTAGAATTGTTCATGAGTTCATTTTTATTGTAGATAATAACACACGGGTAGTCTACTTAATGTAAAACCTACCTAATTACCTTAATCTGAtgcgtttttttttctttctttctggttttctttttgtttgttgtttaattcttaataagaacttttattaaaaattgtaaacttattttattaggcAAGTTTTCAAAGTCATGAGGATATTTTAggtatttcaatattttgaaaagtttttcagtaatattttgaaaaaaatttcggCCTTTACTtccaaaagctcaaaatttaagttttttactagtaaaagattaaataagctaatagaagcaaaataacttatttaatctttaaaaactctactaaaaacaatcaaacaacaataaaaaaaaatttaaaaaaacttataagaTTAAATGAACACttataaccattaaataagctatacatttattattctttgaaaaatcatgctatatttataattaataacacaTTTTTGCCATCGATTTAATGAGAGATCTGTAAAGAGATTCAAATTGTATTAATCTTATGATTcaggaaaaaataaagaagaaattaacatCAATATAAGAAcatgttacaattattttgtaattaggCAGTTGCTAAGTTACATTAAGTGCAACTTACAACTAACCTAAAATTAGTTTTCACCATCTTTAAATTGTTTGAATAATAACAATGTAGaagtacaatttatttttaaatatcgTATGTTACAACGAATGTAACATAACAAAAATGgtctaattaataaggatatgTCCAGAGATGATCTAATGGGATTGatttaaaaaggaagaaaaaaaaaggtgttatTTGAGCCATTGGACCAATCCATTATGTCATCCTCATACTATGAACTTCATCATTATGTgttagagaaaaattaaacctTCAAATGGTGGAAAATGAGATTCATCCACGTTAAACACTACAGTTAGCACAAAACgaactataaaataatttattgtggcgcacaacacacacacacacacctcACTATCTCTCACGCAAACTCACATTACGCtcattgttgagtgttagaaaatgcatatttataaaggagaaaatcgtcattttacatttcaaaccttactaacaacccttacttttatatatttaagctttttgtaatttaattatgtgtgttttattttaattaagtattttatgtattttaggggcattatagtcatttcacaatgaacgagagatcagatggcaaaacaaacatcacttttgaactcaagacAGTCGATAACGTTAGAAGGAGCatcaaaggaaaaatggcattgttcacatgtacggtactattcacatgtacggtactgtctacgttactgttcacatagacggatcgatgacgtggcattgaccgatgatgtggcattgactgatgaggtgtcacgatcatgttggactaaaattcttatgcactgttgatcgatgacgtggcagcatatcagtggaccaaaaatctcgcgtacggtacatgcattacacatgattattttcaaccaaaccgcgtcactgttcaacccgggtcaaaccgtgttactgttcacccacgtggtcaaactgcgtactgttgactgatgacgtggcgcaatcctgagcgtccaaactgtttttaatctgatggccacgatttactcaatgtatctataaaaagggggcctctccccctaatttgatatctttgaatccatttttgaacTCCATTTTCGgcaattccttctccatcttatattttctatgtattttaataaattctcattttgcccctagttcaataatgagtagctaattttctttcaagcttaggttgaaggtgaagtctcaacatgtgtcatgggctttatttggtaaatttattttcttttcccctctaatttttgtggatgatttgacttttcgtcgataaataataataatcttgtttagATATCGCCTTGGTTACATCGGCTCcttagtacaaggttattattatttggcacgataaggccttagcaccatattgattagagtgtggttcatgaggtgtggattctcccctcatgatttaattgacattaataaggaaaatttagcccatggtgcatgttgatacggatccagatacccaagtacgtcatttcaatagaattctcttcaaattattctcgtcatttcaattctaattttaggataatctaaatcattttcaccacaaatccaaccacccatttagaaaattaattctacacaattaaaatccaccccCTCGtaggatcgacactcgtcaccattgatctatactacaatagattcgtgcacttgcgagttcaataaaatttgcacaacactcATGCCAAAATGCAGTGTTTCTCATGCATCTTATTGCTTTGTGCTCTGTCCGTCAgcgttctctctctctctcgttgTGGGTCTCTCCACATATGGCCTCTTATGCATCTCAGTACTCTCTCCTTCggttttctctctctctctctcatcttGGGTCTCTCCAGATTTGATCGttggctctctctctctacctcGTCGATAACTGCAACTTCACTCTCTTAGCTTTACTTGTTATCGGTTGTCGTAATTGATTTGTGGAGGtaatttgtttcattaatgtaaaattttggTTGTGTTAATTACGAATATGTGAAGATTCAATTGCCATTTTGTTGCATTGTGTTGATAGTTTATGTAAAAActtgttgttgcaaattaCCTAAATGCTATTCTGTTGTGAGTTATTTGCTGTTAAAACTTGCTGCTAGAAATGTTAAATTATGTTGATATATATACTTTATGAGTTGCTGATGATTATACAAGAAAATATAAGTTGCAACAAGCGTATGAATTAGTTTAGATTGATTTATACTGGATAAGTAGTTTagttttaattgatttgtaCTAGGCAAATGAGTTCGTATATGTTGCTTTGTAATTGCATTTTTGATAGTTTTAGGAGTTGATTAAGATGGCTCTGTGCTGGAAATGACACCATGATCACTATAACTGAAGCTTGTTTTATGCCACTATAGTTTTGGTTTTCAAGGACATGTTTATCCATTGATGAAAAACTTGAAGTGACATGTGCTATGTtcttgattgaatttaaaagGCTTTCTGGTTTTATTTGGTTAATCTTAAAACGACACATATATTAGTTATTCTTAGAAATTAGAGATGAATATAAAACATGCCTAACTTAGCTTTATTTTAACTAACTAGTCTTTTTAAACTACCAACCTTTGTATGATGTGcaaacttttatatatatatttatatggcACTCAAAGCCACCACAAGCTACAAATCACATCCTTTAtatgtcctttttttttatagttgaCTTTATGGTCGAAAATATATGCTTGGACATAGTTACGTTGCACCTACACCCAATTAGTGTCTTTAGTAAATTCCTATAAATTACTTTCAAACTTTACAGATAAAGtagcataataaaatgaaatacaatctctatctatataaaattatattttgaaaagcttTCAATTCATTAGCTTTGCTCTTGGATTGGAACAGTGacaattaaaatgatagaaactTAACTGTAGGATGCCTATTTCACTAATAGGGATAAGGATTgcttaattttaagtttaacTTCATGAATTCAAATATTGACAAACTATAagttatatatttaagttaCTTTAAGCTGATCATGCATAGAGAAAGCATTTGATTTGTATTTGGATTTGAGAATTGCCATTGTGtgctatttatatttaaaattgtcGTTATGTGCTGCAATGGCTTACCTTGACAATCATTATGTGCTATTTGTTTATATTGTACAGAAATTGTTCAATCATTATGTCTTGTAGGGcaagtaaaaattaaacacaattGAAAGCTTGTGAAAAATGCTGCAACAATAATAAGGTCTTACAAACTTAACGTACAAGAGAAAATTCGAATCGTAAGCTTTGGAAGTGCAACAGATATGGGGCTTTTGAATGGGATGATGATCAGGAGAGCAATGAATTTAATGACTTTGGAGGGATGGAAGATTGAAATAtgaatgagaataaatttaatatcttATTAGGAGAAGTGCGCAGGTTGAGGCATCAAATAGAATGCTTgtcttttaaatttcaattgtttGATAAAGAACTTAAAAAAAGACGAGAACATTAAGATCAAAAGCAACTGACGGAGGATGAACTACGAAAAAGAGAACCAAGACTTATTGTAAAATATGTCCCACAAATAATTCTAACtattttaatatgtattatatttaagttCTATACTTAACTAAtatattgttatttgttttttagaaATGTATCATGAATGCTTCAATAGATGCAAATTTTTGTCCACGACAGTAATATTAATGTATCATGAATGCTTCagtagcttattttattaattataactaTTGGATCATGTACTGTCTCAATATCATTCGTTGAAATTCCCATGCTATTACTACAACTTCCTTGGCCTATAACAACAGTTGCCTCATTACCTCTGCACTGAATTGTTTTCGATAGATCTTTCCATACCttctcaatccaattcaaaacAAGATTACAACTTTTAACATTTGTTGCAGTCATGTTTGCAACCTCTGCAAAACTAACACACATTTTCTCATATCGCTTTTATTCATCTATGCAGCTATACATCTCATGACTCGTTTTCACCCTCTTATGGCATCTCCACACATATTTTCTTCATCTCTATATGATATATGTTTTTGCAAGTACTTCCATGTCATTGCGTATCATGCCTGCAAAGAGATTTCCTAAACTGGAACCTTGAACAACTACAACGGATTTCACTATTttctttatcaaaatatacttaaaaaaagTTCTGTTTTTACCCTCTCCAACTTTGACATCCTCTCTAACTATATATTCACAACCCATGAAATTGACAAATTCGCAATACATCTTTCCAACTAACTCTTATTGAAATTCTTGAAACTTCGAAATGGTGTACACATCTCGGATCTGCTTCTCCATCGCATAAGATGTTACACATGGCATTTACTGGGAAAGGCAACGAACatatttttcaacttctttttgAACTTTATTCTTTAATGCATTGCTACATTGCTCCACAAATTGCTTCAaagtaattttcaagttaacaTA contains:
- the LOC102618666 gene encoding LOB domain-containing protein 2 yields the protein MMQRNNNNSSTTSSVQSACAACKHQRKKCSEDCKLARYFPANRSKEFQAVHKVFGVSNVTKIVQNANDEESRQKVVDSLIWEAFWRQKDPVSGPYGEYQRICEELKLYRSQTLMQNHNHRNQNHQLVQLPGQGGMIYRSSSQPLMGWNNGMNTNNGISVSGNEQLNYNNHDNGNNSIVDLDTYSFASHFVQSPKNLKQEREVGTVVIPLQQQQQQRQQPSINSGFSQQYYIPGKF